The nucleotide sequence agtttcaaatatgaaaaagcagcaaatcatcagaTCCGAGAAACCATACAgttgaatttgattttttttttctttttactatgACTTAAATAATTATTCTTTTAATCAAATAAGACCATATGACGACAAAaggttgcttttttttttttttttttttttcaaaactgcggcaaaaaaatccaaatgagCATGAACCTCTCACACAACCCTGCCAAgatttcatctttttgttttttgtttttttttgaggagATTAAAAATTCAACAGCTGAATGAACGTATACCTGCAGTGGGGCTGGCAGTACATTTAGACAACAAAACATCACTTTGCTTTTGCTCTGCACGCCGCTGTATCGTTTGACTCACAGTCCAAACCGCAAACAAGTCCGAGGAAGAATTTTAGCAAGACAGGGAAGAGCTACTTAGGCTAATTAGGGGCACGTGCGCACGGCCTTACTTGTCTTTAAAACTCAGAGCTACTTTGAAGCTGGTTTTTTGATGGACTCAAAAAGGCTTTCACTTCAAAATAGGCTTTCATGTTCACTTAATACGTCTATCAAGATATAGAAAAACTTAAActcattaataataatgaatattattattcattaaaataaaattacataattGCAAAACCGTAGCCTTTATGGTGGAAAATTGATTGGGGGAACTAGCTTATCTTAACAGTGCATGagttgcaatttttttttttttttactataccTTTATAGTGTCAGCATGTGGCCTCAGATGGGTGTATCTCTCCATGAATTACTAATGATTTGTTGAATCAACTATAGTTGCCAACATCAGCATCAGTCTCTCTGATACTTACAAATTAACTGTAATTCATTTAACATTAAACAGGATTTACTTTGCCATCATAAATGACATAAGGTCACAAAGCCTTTCCACAGCAGAAAAGCTTACAGAACTTTGCTGGGCACCTTTCACTCCTAAAATAATCCAATCTTAATGGCCTGACATTTAACGAACTCTATGCGTGACTCATTCATATGTTGCAAAATTAAGATCATCTTTCCTGATCAAAGGTCATTTTCTGTGTCCAAAACATGACTTTACCCTTTCATCATGTGAATAATGCACAGCCTGCCAATTACTGAAGAAATAAATTATGACATGAcaattctgacattttctgttttagtgaaaagaagatgagaaacagtttttttcagattaaattgttattattgtcaGCAATAATATACTGTAGTCCAATTCATTtctacagtatttgtcaactGGGAGTTGTCAATAACATACATAGATTATAGCCTACACTGAATACATTCCAACTCGACATACAGACATATTAATATGCTTTTTAAACAATATGAAACCATCTATACAGTAGTTAATGGAGAGGAGGTGAGTAAAATATACAtctacaaaaaatatattattatttaatccCATTTGATATTGAGACAGAGGTTAAATTGTTCAGTGCTCAAAAGTGACAGTAAGAGGTCTAGTTTGTGATCAAGTCAACAACACTGAGCGTATGTCATAGATCTCTAGTTAttctatgaaaacaaaatgttaaaagcaGTCTGTTAAAACTCTGTACTGTTTTCTACTTTAGGATAAATCTAAGGAGTGCTGGTTGATGCACTCAAAAGGCCAGGTGTGCAGGTCTTGACAGTGtgcattttggatttaaaaacCTGCTCTACCAGTAAAACAGAACAGTTTAGAGCAGTCAGTGCAGTCTGGAGCAGGTTCTGGTATGAGGTCTCATGGCAGTCCATCAAATTTTCAACACCTTCTCACTTCCAAACAACCCAAGTTGGACGCAGAGAAGCAGGAGGGAAATGTTCTCCTCCATTTCTCTAGTGGTTTCCTCCAGAGAACCTGCAATCACTTcgtaatacatacatacatacatacagtacatacacagtATAACATAGACAGATTGTATGTTAGGcagaaaacagcaacagctcCATGGACATGACTAATCAAGTCACTTCCTTGTTATAGTTCAATGCCTCAGCCAACATTTCAGGTCCCTACACTTACCCTTTATGGGCCCAAATCTCATgataaaatacatcaacattATGTTCTAAAGGCAAAAAAATAGATGTACttgaagaattaaaaaaatattcgagaacataaaacagacagacagtgtgatATCTTCTATGTTTCAGCCTTCCTCTATTGTTCTGTCTGCTATAGACGGGACAAATAGTTAGATGTGTGATTTGACATAAACAAGTAGTTGCATATGCAGGACATATTAATACACAGGATGATTcccccacacacatactgcatacCTGATGATCCCACAGCAGATTATGCCATCCTGGTTAAAAACAGGCTGCTGTAGGGACTGCTGTAATTAGCCAAGATCATGTGCGGAGGGTGTCGTAACACTTATAAAAGGGCAGATTTTACTGTACATGAGATTAGATGAATTGAGCTTGTCAGTGTAATGTTGACACTTAATTGATGGTGCTTATTTTGGGGCCTTCCTACAACACAGCTTGGGCtctttctttagtcttttcctcctcttgtcGCTTCATGGCCTGGATCACAGCAATCTCTTTGGCCTCTTTCTTCTGGTTCCTTGCTTCAAATAGCAGCCTGGATCAAATGAAGGAAAGATATTACTAAGACTTTACTAATACATTACTCATTCCAGCAGTGAGTCAACATGTCCCATTTTTTACCTTAAAAATACTGTGAAGCCCAGTggatataatttatatatttttttgattattcTTAGAGCTgacaagtttttgttttgttttgttttgttttttacctgtttttgaTTATCCTCTGCACAATGGCATCTGTAGTGAGGCTATTCCCACTGTCAACAGTACGCAGGATTCCTTTCCTCCTCGGCTCCtgaataagaagaaaacattttattgatcacCAGTGAAGATTATTTcataaaagtgttttctcaAAGTAGTTGCACGTGACAATGTTTAGAGTCTCACAGCGTAAGGGTCAGATCCATCCTTGTCAGGgtatatttctgtctttccatGACATACAAGATCCacctggataaaaaaaaagccatgtgtaagttgatttattcattttttattaccTAGAGGTGAGAGGTGATTGTATTGTTCATATATACCTTGAAATGATCCAGCAAATCTTTTGTGACAGCAAAGGGTGCACCGATCACCACTTCcgaaacatactgtaaaaaaaaacaaaacagtatagatatagatatagaagAAATACATGCAATGCTTTGTATTGATGGAGAGTCAGAAGAAGAACACACTCGACAAGCCAGGACACTGAGCGTTCTCTCATGGACATTCATGATGGGGTAGTTTTTCCCTTTATAACGATTCACCTCctgaaaaatatgaaagtaGAAACGTAGAGAAAATGTCAGGGCTTGACTTTGGAAGACAATAACTGTCTCACAGAGATGAAAGACAAAGAGCAGAATGAAACTCACCTGATCAAAGTGCAACCCCACTATAATGTATGGCTTTTCCGCGAGCTTATGCACTGCTTCCAGGAAGTCCACATGGCCAATGTCTGACAGGAGACTAGTCAAGGGTGATTTCACAGCAGCAATTCACAAAATCATTAATTATTCACACCATTCTAACAGAGACTATCACTTGTTAAATGCCCTGTTCTCACTTTATTAAATTGCACATGCATTTggattaaaaagcaaaaatatgttttaaaaaatccaaattattTTCTAGTGTGGATGTTAAAAGATACGGAAGAGGTCAAAGGCTCCTGCCACATAGATGATGGTGTCTCCAGGTTGAGGCTCCTGGCCTGAAGCAAACTGGATGATCTTTTGTGAAGTCTGCAGGAACTGAGACACCCCCGTCCAGGGACTGTGGCCCTTCTGACCATGTGACCCCCATAATCCAGAAACAGGCACAGTGAGTACAAGTGACATTGAAACAATAAGCAAAATGTACATCAGTATAGATAATATAATCACTGCAGTATGCTTATCAGATAAGCCCAGGATTAACACTTGTGCTGCATGAGCACCACCAAGTGGTTTGAGGAGTAACGTCATCCTTAGCAGGCGAACTCAAAGCTGGCCCACAAATCTCCAGCACATTTATTCAACTCTCGCCAAATTCACAGCGTTATTCTTCCAGTCTAAGGCAGTCAAATGTGAAGAGACCATCTACTGCTTTCACACTATTTAGGCAAA is from Thunnus maccoyii chromosome 18, fThuMac1.1, whole genome shotgun sequence and encodes:
- the LOC121884276 gene encoding ethanolamine-phosphate cytidylyltransferase-like isoform X1, coding for MIKNGHHHHQVNTPAGKDAGTTPGAAACSPEKRRRRIRVWCDGCYDMVHYGHSNQLRQAKAMGDYLIVGVHTDSEIAKHKGPPVFTQEERYKMVRAIKWVDEVVEGAPYVTTLETLDKYNCDFCVHGDDITLTVDGKDTYEEVKKSGRYRECKRTQGVSTTDLVGRMLLMTKAHHSNIDSSDYQQHTDNFGKGSHGQKGHSPWTGVSQFLQTSQKIIQFASGQEPQPGDTIIYVAGAFDLFHIGHVDFLEAVHKLAEKPYIIVGLHFDQEVNRYKGKNYPIMNVHERTLSVLACRYVSEVVIGAPFAVTKDLLDHFKVDLVCHGKTEIYPDKDGSDPYAEPRRKGILRTVDSGNSLTTDAIVQRIIKNRLLFEARNQKKEAKEIAVIQAMKRQEEEKTKERAQAVL
- the LOC121884276 gene encoding ethanolamine-phosphate cytidylyltransferase-like isoform X2; the encoded protein is MIKNGHHHHQVNTPAGKDAGTTPGAAACSPEKRRRRIRVWCDGCYDMVHYGHSNQLRQAKAMGDYLIVGVHTDSEIAKHKGPPVFTQEERYKMVRAIKWVDEVVEGAPYVTTLETLDKYNCDFCVHGDDITLTVDGKDTYEEVKKSGRYRECKRTQGVSTTDLVGRMLLMTKAHHSNIDSSDYQQHTDNFGKKGHSPWTGVSQFLQTSQKIIQFASGQEPQPGDTIIYVAGAFDLFHIGHVDFLEAVHKLAEKPYIIVGLHFDQEVNRYKGKNYPIMNVHERTLSVLACRYVSEVVIGAPFAVTKDLLDHFKVDLVCHGKTEIYPDKDGSDPYAEPRRKGILRTVDSGNSLTTDAIVQRIIKNRLLFEARNQKKEAKEIAVIQAMKRQEEEKTKERAQAVL